Within the Pseudomonadota bacterium genome, the region TGCGGGCGGCGCTGAAGAAGACGAAGTGAGGGAAGCGGAAGGTTCCGCGCCTACACGCCGTTATAGGCGCGGAACCATTCCACGAATTTCGGCACGCCCTCGTCGATCGAGGTATGCGGGCGGAAGCCGAGATCCTTGGTCGAGGCCGCGATGTCGGCGAAGCTCTCGGGCACGTCGCCGGCCTGCAGGGGCTGC harbors:
- a CDS encoding protein CapI, producing QPLQAGDVPESFADIAASTKDLGFRPHTSIDEGVPKFVEWFRAYNGV